A window of the Streptomyces formicae genome harbors these coding sequences:
- the dapB gene encoding 4-hydroxy-tetrahydrodipicolinate reductase — MSKLRVAVLGARGRIGSEAVRAVEAAEDMELVAALGRDDKLETLVETGAQVVVELTTPASVMGNLDFCVRHGIHAVVGTTGWTDERLGHLRTSLDASPTSGGETPTPSTGVLIAPNFSIGAVLTMKFAAQAARYFESVEVVELHHPNKADAPSGTATRTAQLIAAARAEAGCTPQPDATVTALDGARGADVDGVPVHAVRLRGLLAHQEVLLGGEGETLTIRHDSLHHSSFMPGILLGVRRVVTAPGLTFGLEHFLDLG, encoded by the coding sequence ATGAGCAAGCTGCGCGTGGCCGTCCTCGGCGCCAGGGGCCGTATCGGCTCCGAGGCGGTACGAGCCGTCGAAGCCGCCGAGGACATGGAACTCGTCGCCGCGCTCGGCCGGGACGACAAGCTGGAGACCCTCGTCGAGACCGGGGCGCAGGTGGTGGTCGAACTGACCACCCCCGCCTCGGTCATGGGCAACCTCGACTTCTGCGTGCGCCACGGCATCCACGCCGTCGTCGGCACCACCGGCTGGACCGACGAGCGCCTCGGGCACCTGCGCACCTCGCTCGACGCTTCCCCTACCTCCGGTGGGGAGACCCCTACCCCTTCGACGGGCGTGCTCATCGCGCCCAACTTCTCCATCGGCGCCGTGCTCACCATGAAGTTCGCCGCCCAGGCCGCGCGGTACTTCGAATCCGTCGAGGTCGTCGAGCTGCACCACCCGAACAAGGCCGACGCCCCCTCCGGGACCGCCACCCGCACCGCCCAGCTGATCGCCGCGGCCCGGGCCGAGGCCGGCTGCACCCCGCAGCCCGACGCCACCGTCACGGCGCTCGACGGCGCGCGCGGCGCGGACGTGGACGGGGTGCCGGTGCACGCCGTACGGCTCCGGGGCCTGCTGGCGCACCAGGAGGTCCTGCTCGGCGGTGAGGGCGAGACCCTCACCATCCGCCACGACTCCCTGCACCACAGCAGCTTCATGCCGGGCATCCTGCTCGGCGTGCGGCGCGTGGTGACCGCGCCCGGGCTCACCTTCGGCCTCGAGCACTTCCTCGACCTCGGCTGA
- the rpsO gene encoding 30S ribosomal protein S15 — protein sequence MSLDAATKKQIMAEFGTKEGDTGSPEVQVAMLSRRISDLTEHLKTHKHDHHSRRGLLILVGQRRRLLQYLAKKDIQRFRALVDRLGIRRGAAGAK from the coding sequence GTGTCTCTCGACGCCGCTACGAAGAAGCAGATCATGGCCGAGTTCGGCACCAAGGAGGGCGACACCGGCTCCCCCGAGGTCCAGGTCGCCATGCTTTCCCGCCGCATCTCGGACCTGACCGAGCACCTCAAGACCCACAAGCACGACCACCACTCCCGCCGTGGTCTGCTGATCCTGGTCGGCCAGCGCCGCCGGCTGCTGCAGTACCTGGCCAAGAAGGACATCCAGCGCTTCCGTGCGCTGGTCGACCGCCTCGGCATCCGTCGCGGTGCGGCGGGCGCGAAGTAA
- a CDS encoding PH domain-containing protein codes for MPLPFLTADRAFDATADSDVALPFDDHDQWRRPYRPGPWRVSGSALLLLLASFVLMAAVIITFANGLPAASVCFGLASLVIAAALRLLRTGTWVSRHGLRYVGFLSTTTVAWGQVRELRTVQQPVRWLGLPRTVQGQALVLVREGGEPLPLLTDHNADFLERVEAFDRAADTIEAWGAEYRPAHHS; via the coding sequence GTGCCCCTGCCCTTTCTGACGGCCGACCGTGCCTTTGACGCGACGGCGGACAGCGATGTCGCGCTGCCGTTCGACGATCATGACCAGTGGCGCCGGCCGTACCGTCCGGGCCCCTGGCGGGTGTCCGGCTCGGCGCTGCTTCTGCTGCTCGCCTCGTTCGTGCTGATGGCCGCGGTGATCATCACCTTCGCCAACGGGCTGCCCGCCGCTTCCGTGTGCTTCGGTCTCGCGTCACTCGTGATCGCGGCGGCGCTGCGGCTGCTGCGCACCGGCACATGGGTGAGCCGGCACGGCCTGCGGTACGTGGGCTTCCTCTCGACCACGACCGTGGCCTGGGGACAGGTCAGGGAGCTGCGCACGGTCCAGCAGCCGGTGCGCTGGCTGGGGCTGCCGCGCACGGTGCAGGGGCAGGCGCTCGTGCTCGTACGCGAGGGTGGCGAGCCGCTGCCGCTGCTCACCGATCACAATGCGGACTTCCTGGAGCGGGTCGAGGCGTTCGACCGGGCCGCTGACACGATCGAGGCGTGGGGCGCCGAGTACCGCCCGGCGCACCACTCCTGA
- a CDS encoding M16 family metallopeptidase, whose product MTSRSSRTTARTSSEARAVARTQTLLQGEHGIGTVRKTTLPGGLRIVTETLPSVRSATFGIWAHVGSRDETPTLNGATHYLEHLLFKGTHKRSALDISAAIDAVGGEMNAFTAKEYTCYYARVLDTDLPLAIDVVCDMLTGSLILDEDVDAERGVILEEIAMTEDDPGDVVHDLFAKTMFGDTPLGRPVLGTVDTINALNRSQIARFYKKHYDPTHLVVAAAGNIDHATVVRQVRKAFDRAGALSGTGAAPVAPRDGRRTIRTAGRVEVLGRRTEQAHVVLGMPGLARTDDRRWALGVLNTALGGGMSSRLFQEVREKRGLAYSVYSYTSGFADCGLFGVYAGCRPSQVHDVLKICRDELDRVAHEGLSDDEIGRAIGQLSGSTVLGLEDTGALMNRIGKSELCWGAQMSVDDMLANIAAVTPDDVRAVARDVLGQRPSLSAIGPLKDKQADRLHEAVS is encoded by the coding sequence GTGACGTCCCGTAGTTCCAGGACGACGGCCCGCACCTCCTCGGAGGCGCGGGCCGTCGCCCGTACCCAAACGCTTCTCCAGGGCGAGCACGGCATCGGCACGGTCCGCAAGACCACCCTCCCCGGGGGCCTGCGCATCGTCACGGAAACCCTCCCGTCGGTGCGCTCCGCCACCTTCGGCATCTGGGCGCACGTCGGCTCCCGCGACGAGACCCCGACGCTCAACGGCGCCACGCACTATCTGGAGCACCTCCTCTTCAAGGGCACGCACAAGCGCTCGGCCCTCGACATCTCCGCCGCGATCGACGCGGTCGGCGGCGAGATGAACGCCTTCACGGCGAAGGAGTACACCTGCTACTACGCGCGCGTGCTCGACACCGACCTGCCGCTGGCGATCGACGTCGTCTGCGACATGCTCACCGGCTCGCTGATCCTCGACGAGGACGTCGACGCCGAGCGCGGCGTCATCCTCGAAGAGATCGCGATGACCGAGGACGACCCGGGCGACGTCGTCCACGACCTCTTCGCGAAGACGATGTTCGGCGACACCCCGCTCGGCCGCCCGGTCCTGGGCACCGTCGACACCATCAACGCGCTGAACCGCTCCCAGATCGCCCGCTTCTACAAGAAGCACTACGACCCGACGCACCTGGTCGTGGCCGCCGCGGGCAACATCGACCACGCCACCGTCGTCCGCCAGGTCCGCAAGGCCTTCGACAGGGCCGGCGCCCTGTCCGGCACCGGCGCCGCCCCGGTCGCCCCGCGCGACGGCCGGCGCACGATCCGGACCGCGGGCCGTGTAGAGGTGCTCGGCCGCAGGACCGAGCAGGCCCATGTCGTCCTCGGCATGCCGGGCCTCGCCCGCACCGACGACCGCCGCTGGGCCCTCGGCGTGCTGAACACGGCCCTCGGCGGCGGCATGTCCTCGCGCCTCTTCCAGGAGGTCCGCGAGAAGCGCGGCCTCGCCTACAGCGTGTACTCGTACACCTCGGGCTTCGCCGACTGCGGACTCTTCGGCGTCTACGCGGGCTGTCGGCCCAGCCAGGTCCACGACGTCCTCAAGATCTGCCGCGACGAGCTCGACCGGGTCGCGCACGAGGGACTGTCGGACGACGAGATCGGCCGCGCCATCGGCCAGCTCTCCGGCTCGACCGTCCTCGGCCTGGAGGACACCGGCGCGCTGATGAACCGCATCGGCAAGAGCGAGCTGTGCTGGGGCGCCCAGATGTCGGTCGACGACATGCTGGCGAACATAGCCGCGGTCACCCCCGACGACGTACGGGCCGTCGCCCGCGACGTCCTCGGGCAGCGCCCGTCGCTGTCGGCGATCGGTCCGCTGAAGGACAAGCAGGCGGACCGGCTGCACGAAGCCGTCTCGTAG
- the dapA gene encoding 4-hydroxy-tetrahydrodipicolinate synthase, which translates to MAPISTPQTPFGRVLTAMVTPFTADGALDLDGAQRLAAHLVDAGNDGLIVNGTTGESPTTSDAEKDQLVRAVLEAVGDRAHVVAGIGTNDTHHSTELARAAERAGAHGLLAVTPYYNKPPQEGLYRHFSAIADSTGLPVMLYDIPGRSGVPIDTETIVRLADHPRIVANKDAKGDLGRASWAIARSGLAWYSGDDMLNLPLLSVGAVGFVSVVGHVVTPELRALIDAYTSGDVQKATEIHQKLLPVFTGMFRTQGVITTKAALALQGLPAGPLRLPLVELSEAETDQLKIDLAAGGVEL; encoded by the coding sequence ATGGCTCCGATCTCCACTCCGCAGACCCCCTTCGGGCGGGTCCTCACCGCCATGGTCACGCCGTTCACGGCGGACGGCGCACTCGACCTCGACGGCGCGCAGCGGCTCGCCGCCCACCTGGTGGACGCAGGCAACGACGGCCTGATCGTCAACGGCACCACCGGCGAGTCCCCGACCACCAGCGACGCGGAGAAAGACCAGCTCGTACGAGCTGTACTGGAAGCGGTGGGGGACCGGGCCCATGTCGTCGCCGGAATCGGCACCAACGACACCCACCACAGCACCGAGCTCGCCCGCGCCGCCGAGCGCGCCGGCGCACACGGCCTGCTCGCCGTCACGCCGTACTACAACAAGCCTCCGCAGGAGGGCCTCTACCGGCACTTCTCGGCCATTGCGGACAGCACCGGACTGCCGGTCATGCTGTACGACATCCCGGGCCGCAGCGGCGTCCCGATCGACACCGAGACGATCGTCCGCCTCGCCGACCACCCGCGGATCGTCGCCAACAAGGACGCCAAGGGCGACCTCGGCCGCGCCAGCTGGGCCATCGCCCGCAGCGGCCTCGCCTGGTACTCCGGCGACGACATGCTCAACCTTCCGCTCCTCTCGGTCGGCGCCGTCGGCTTCGTCTCCGTCGTCGGCCATGTAGTCACTCCGGAGCTGCGCGCCCTCATCGACGCGTACACCTCGGGCGACGTCCAGAAGGCCACCGAGATCCACCAGAAGCTGCTCCCGGTCTTCACCGGCATGTTCCGCACCCAGGGCGTGATCACCACCAAGGCCGCGCTCGCCCTCCAGGGCCTGCCCGCCGGGCCCCTGCGCCTCCCGCTCGTCGAGCTCTCGGAGGCGGAGACCGACCAGCTCAAGATCGATCTCGCCGCGGGCGGGGTAGAGCTGTAA
- the thyX gene encoding FAD-dependent thymidylate synthase, with protein sequence MTESPADIKPSFRSDVTVELVKHAAKDSDVLWAARVSTAGEQSLEELAKDPERSKGLINYLMRDRHGSPFEHNSMTFFISAPIFVFREFMRHRVGWSYNEESGRYRELQPVFYVPDESRKLVQEGRPGKYVFVEGTQAQQELTGRVMEDSYRQSYEAYQEMLAAGVAREVARSVLPVGLYSSMYATCNARSLMHFLGLRTQHELAKVPSFPQREIEMVGERMEQQWAKLMPLTHAAFNGNGRVAP encoded by the coding sequence GTGACCGAGAGCCCCGCCGACATCAAGCCCAGCTTCCGCAGCGATGTCACCGTCGAGCTGGTGAAGCACGCCGCCAAGGACTCCGACGTGCTGTGGGCCGCCCGGGTCTCGACCGCAGGCGAGCAGTCCCTGGAGGAGCTCGCCAAGGACCCCGAGCGGTCGAAGGGGCTCATCAACTACCTGATGCGGGACCGCCACGGCAGCCCCTTCGAGCACAACTCGATGACCTTCTTCATCAGCGCCCCGATCTTCGTCTTCCGCGAGTTCATGCGCCACCGCGTCGGCTGGTCGTACAACGAGGAGTCCGGCCGCTACCGGGAGCTCCAGCCCGTCTTCTACGTCCCGGACGAGTCGCGCAAGCTCGTCCAGGAGGGCCGCCCCGGCAAGTACGTCTTCGTGGAGGGCACGCAGGCCCAGCAGGAGCTCACGGGCCGCGTGATGGAGGACTCGTACCGCCAGTCGTACGAGGCGTACCAGGAGATGCTCGCGGCGGGCGTCGCCCGCGAGGTCGCCCGCTCGGTCCTCCCGGTCGGTCTCTACTCGTCGATGTACGCGACGTGCAACGCGCGCTCGCTGATGCACTTCCTCGGCCTGCGCACCCAGCACGAGCTGGCGAAGGTCCCGTCCTTCCCGCAGCGGGAGATCGAGATGGTCGGCGAGCGGATGGAGCAGCAGTGGGCGAAGCTCATGCCGCTGACCCACGCCGCCTTCAACGGGAACGGCCGGGTGGCCCCGTAG
- a CDS encoding polyribonucleotide nucleotidyltransferase: protein MENETHYAEAVIDNGSFGTRTIRFETGRLAKQAAGSAVAYLDDDTMVLSATTASKNPKDQLDFFPLTVDVEERMYAAGKIPGSFFRREGRPSEDAVLTCRLIDRPLRPSFKKGLRNEIQIVETIMALNPDHLYDVVAINAASCSTQLAGLPFSGPIGGTRVALINGQWVAFPTHTELEDAVFDMVVAGRVLEDGDVAIMMVEAEATEKTIELVKGGAEAPTEEVVAAGLEAAKPFIKVLCKAQADLAAKAAKPTGEFPVYLEYQDDVLEALTAAVKGELAQALTIAGKQEREAELDRVKGLAAEKLLPQFEGREKEISAAYRSLTKSLVRERVIKEKTRIDGRGVTDIRTLAAEVEAIPRVHGSALFERGETQILGVTTLNMLRMEQQLDTLSPVTRKRYMHNYNFPPYSVGETGRVGSPKRREIGHGALAERAIVPVLPTREEFPYAIRQVSEALGSNGSTSMGSVCASTMSLLNAGVPLKAPVAGIAMGLISQEIDGKTHYVALTDILGAEDAFGDMDFKVAGTKEFVTALQLDTKLDGIPASVLAAALKQARDARLHILDVMMEAIDTPDEMSPNAPRIITVKIPVDKIGEVIGPKGKMINQIQEDTGAEITIEDDGTIYIGAADGPAAEAARATINGIANPTMPEVGERYLGTVVKTTTFGAFVSLLPGKDGLLHISQIRKLAGGKRVENVEDVLAVGAKVQVEIAEIDQRGKLSLIPVIADEDAAEEAEKKDDTDQ from the coding sequence GTGGAGAACGAGACCCACTACGCCGAGGCCGTTATCGACAACGGTTCCTTCGGCACCCGTACCATCCGCTTCGAGACGGGCCGCCTGGCCAAGCAGGCCGCCGGCTCCGCCGTTGCGTACCTGGACGACGACACCATGGTGCTGTCGGCCACCACCGCGTCCAAGAACCCCAAGGACCAGCTGGACTTCTTCCCTCTGACGGTCGACGTCGAGGAGCGGATGTACGCCGCGGGCAAGATCCCCGGTTCGTTCTTCCGCCGTGAGGGCCGCCCGTCCGAGGACGCGGTCCTCACCTGCCGCCTGATCGACCGCCCGCTGCGCCCGTCCTTCAAGAAGGGCCTGCGCAACGAGATCCAGATCGTCGAGACGATCATGGCGCTCAACCCCGACCACCTGTACGACGTGGTCGCGATCAACGCCGCCTCCTGCTCCACGCAGCTGGCCGGCCTGCCCTTCTCCGGCCCGATCGGCGGCACCCGTGTCGCGCTGATCAACGGCCAGTGGGTGGCCTTCCCGACCCACACCGAGCTCGAGGACGCCGTCTTCGACATGGTGGTCGCGGGCCGCGTCCTGGAGGACGGCGACGTCGCGATCATGATGGTCGAGGCCGAGGCCACCGAGAAGACCATCGAGCTCGTCAAGGGCGGCGCCGAGGCCCCGACCGAGGAGGTCGTCGCCGCCGGTCTCGAGGCCGCGAAGCCCTTCATCAAGGTCCTCTGCAAGGCCCAGGCCGACCTCGCCGCCAAGGCCGCGAAGCCGACCGGTGAGTTCCCGGTCTACCTCGAGTACCAGGACGACGTCCTGGAGGCGCTCACCGCCGCCGTCAAGGGCGAGCTCGCCCAGGCGCTGACCATCGCGGGCAAGCAGGAGCGCGAGGCCGAGCTGGACCGCGTCAAGGGCCTGGCCGCCGAGAAGCTGCTCCCGCAGTTCGAGGGCCGCGAGAAGGAGATCTCCGCCGCGTACCGCTCGCTGACCAAGTCCCTGGTCCGTGAGCGCGTCATCAAGGAGAAGACGCGCATCGACGGCCGTGGCGTGACGGACATCCGTACGCTCGCCGCCGAGGTCGAGGCCATCCCGCGCGTGCACGGCTCGGCTCTGTTCGAGCGTGGCGAGACCCAGATCCTGGGCGTCACCACCCTCAACATGCTCCGCATGGAGCAGCAGCTGGACACCCTTTCCCCGGTGACCCGCAAGCGCTACATGCACAACTACAACTTCCCGCCGTACTCCGTGGGTGAGACCGGCCGCGTCGGTTCGCCGAAGCGCCGTGAGATCGGCCATGGCGCCCTCGCCGAGCGCGCCATCGTGCCGGTGCTGCCGACGCGCGAGGAGTTCCCGTACGCGATCCGCCAGGTGTCCGAGGCCCTCGGCTCCAACGGTTCGACGTCCATGGGCTCGGTCTGCGCCTCCACCATGTCGCTGCTGAACGCCGGTGTGCCGCTGAAGGCCCCCGTCGCCGGTATCGCCATGGGTCTGATCTCCCAGGAGATCGACGGCAAGACGCACTACGTCGCCCTCACCGACATCCTCGGTGCGGAGGACGCCTTCGGCGACATGGACTTCAAGGTCGCCGGTACGAAGGAGTTCGTCACCGCCCTCCAGCTCGACACCAAGCTGGACGGCATTCCGGCCTCCGTCCTGGCCGCGGCCCTCAAGCAGGCCCGCGACGCCCGCCTCCACATCCTCGACGTGATGATGGAAGCGATCGACACCCCGGACGAGATGTCCCCCAACGCCCCGCGGATCATCACCGTCAAGATCCCCGTGGACAAGATCGGCGAGGTCATCGGCCCCAAGGGCAAGATGATCAACCAGATCCAGGAGGACACCGGCGCCGAGATCACGATCGAGGACGACGGCACGATCTACATCGGTGCCGCCGACGGCCCGGCCGCCGAGGCCGCCCGCGCCACGATCAACGGCATCGCCAACCCGACCATGCCGGAGGTCGGCGAGCGCTACCTGGGCACCGTCGTGAAGACGACGACCTTCGGTGCGTTCGTCTCGCTGCTCCCCGGCAAGGACGGTCTGCTGCACATCTCGCAGATCCGCAAGCTCGCCGGTGGCAAGCGCGTGGAGAACGTCGAGGACGTGCTCGCGGTCGGCGCCAAGGTCCAGGTCGAGATCGCCGAGATCGACCAGCGCGGCAAGCTCTCCCTCATCCCCGTGATCGCGGACGAGGACGCTGCCGAAGAGGCTGAGAAGAAGGACGACACCGACCAGTGA
- a CDS encoding ribonuclease J codes for MSHPHPELGAPPKLPKGGLRVTPLGGLGEIGRNMTVFEYDGRILIVDCGVLFPEEEQPGIDLILPDFTTIKDRLDDIEGIVLTHGHEDHIGGVPYLLRLKPDIPLIGSKLTLALIEAKLQEHRIRPYTLEVAEGNRERIGPFDCEFIAVNHSIPDALAVAIRTPAGMAVHTGDFKMDQLPMDGRLTDLHAFARLSEEGIDLLLVDSTNAEVPGFVPAERDISNVLRGVFAGAQKRIIVASFASHVHRIQQILDAAHEYGRRVAFVGRSMVRNMGIARDLGYLKVPAGLVVDVKTLDDLPDHEVVLVCTGSQGEPMAALSRMANRDHQIRIVQGDTVILASSLIPGNENAVYRVINGLTRWGANVIHKGNAKVHVSGHASAGELLYFYNICKPKNLMPVHGEWRHLRANAELGAMTGVPKDRIVIAEDGVVVDLVDSKAKITGKVQAGYVYVDGLTVGDVTEASLKDRRILGEEGIVSVFIVVDSTTGKCVGGPNIHARGSGIEDKAFDAVIPKIEEALNKSAADGVSEPHQIQQLIRRTIGKWVSDTYRRRPMILPVVVEV; via the coding sequence TTGAGTCATCCGCATCCTGAACTCGGCGCCCCGCCGAAGCTTCCCAAGGGTGGCCTGCGCGTCACCCCCCTCGGCGGTCTCGGTGAGATCGGCCGGAACATGACCGTCTTCGAATACGACGGCCGGATTCTGATCGTCGACTGCGGTGTGCTCTTCCCCGAGGAGGAGCAGCCCGGCATCGACCTGATCCTGCCGGACTTCACCACGATCAAGGACCGCCTCGACGACATCGAGGGCATCGTGCTCACGCACGGCCACGAGGACCACATCGGCGGTGTCCCCTACCTGCTCCGGCTGAAGCCGGACATCCCCCTGATCGGCTCCAAACTGACGCTCGCCCTCATCGAGGCCAAGCTTCAGGAGCACCGCATCCGGCCGTACACCCTCGAAGTCGCCGAGGGAAACCGCGAGCGCATCGGACCGTTCGACTGCGAGTTCATCGCCGTCAACCACTCCATCCCGGACGCCCTGGCCGTCGCCATCCGCACCCCTGCGGGCATGGCCGTCCACACCGGTGACTTCAAGATGGACCAGCTCCCGATGGACGGCCGTCTGACGGACCTCCACGCGTTCGCACGCCTGAGCGAGGAGGGCATCGACCTCCTGCTGGTCGACTCGACCAACGCCGAGGTCCCCGGCTTCGTCCCCGCGGAGCGGGACATCTCGAACGTGCTGCGGGGCGTCTTCGCGGGCGCCCAGAAGCGCATCATCGTGGCCAGCTTCGCCAGCCACGTCCACCGCATCCAGCAGATTCTCGACGCGGCCCACGAATACGGCAGGCGAGTCGCCTTCGTCGGGCGCTCGATGGTCAGGAACATGGGCATCGCCCGGGATCTCGGATACCTCAAGGTGCCGGCCGGGCTCGTCGTCGACGTCAAGACGCTCGACGACCTTCCGGACCACGAGGTCGTGCTGGTCTGTACGGGATCCCAGGGCGAGCCGATGGCGGCCCTCTCCCGTATGGCCAACCGTGATCACCAGATCCGTATCGTCCAGGGCGACACCGTCATCCTGGCCTCGTCACTCATCCCGGGTAACGAGAACGCGGTCTACCGCGTGATCAACGGCCTCACCCGCTGGGGTGCGAACGTCATCCACAAGGGCAACGCCAAGGTCCACGTCTCGGGCCACGCCTCGGCCGGCGAGCTGCTGTACTTCTACAACATCTGCAAGCCGAAGAACCTCATGCCGGTCCACGGCGAATGGCGCCACCTCCGCGCCAACGCCGAGCTCGGCGCGATGACGGGCGTCCCCAAGGACCGCATCGTCATCGCCGAGGACGGCGTCGTCGTCGACCTGGTCGACAGCAAGGCCAAGATCACCGGCAAGGTCCAGGCAGGTTACGTGTACGTGGACGGTCTCACCGTCGGCGACGTGACCGAGGCGTCCCTCAAGGACCGCCGCATCCTGGGAGAGGAGGGCATCGTCTCCGTCTTCATCGTGGTCGACTCGACCACCGGCAAGTGCGTCGGCGGCCCGAACATCCACGCGCGTGGCTCCGGCATCGAGGACAAGGCGTTCGATGCCGTGATCCCGAAGATCGAGGAAGCCCTCAACAAGTCTGCCGCGGACGGAGTGTCCGAGCCCCACCAGATCCAGCAGCTCATCCGGCGCACGATCGGCAAGTGGGTCTCCGACACCTATCGTCGGCGCCCGATGATCCTGCCCGTCGTGGTCGAGGTCTGA